One Aerosakkonema funiforme FACHB-1375 DNA window includes the following coding sequences:
- a CDS encoding helix-turn-helix domain-containing protein, producing the protein MLKSFQTKLNLNNQQRTLAAKHAGVARHAWNWG; encoded by the coding sequence TTGCTCAAAAGCTTCCAAACAAAACTTAACCTAAACAACCAACAACGTACCCTAGCAGCCAAACACGCAGGCGTAGCTAGACACGCTTGGAATTGGGGA